gtatgagtgagtatGAACGGTAGGCTCCAGTtctgaaattgaatgaatgaataaatgaattcactggGAAAATTATTCCTATTTAATGAAGCCACACACACTGatgatgtttttcatgttttctgtTGCAGGTACACCAAATTGGGTTATGCAGGGAACACAGAGCCTCAGTTCATCCTTCCATCATGTGAGTTTTGCACTATGGATAAAGCTGACAATAGCCTACTGTGGCCTCAATGTTCATTTACAAAAGTGTTTCAGTTCAtcataattttaatgaattcaATTGTATGAACCcaaatttttgattaaaaaaaatatatatccaatTTCAGATACCTTTTATGATGGAGGGATAAGTAACATTCCCACCTGTATTAGATCAAATTTCTTTTAATGGAGATGAACTATTTCACGCTTTATCAAATAGATTTTTCTATCTAGTTCCAAGCCTATGTGAATTATTTCCCTTGTTGTCAGGTATTGCCATCAAAGAGTCAGCAAAGGTTGGAGACCAAGCTCAACGGAGAATGATGAAGGGGGTAGATGACTTGGATTTCTACATTGGGGACGAAGCCATAGACAAGCCCACATATTCGACAAAGGTAAATTTAGGGTTCTCAAAGGGTAATGATAAAGTCTTATAAGTCTTAAATCTATTCATTTTGCCAAAGTATCTCAAATAAGCATTGCATCTCAGCTGATAGGTCTTAcggtaattttacatttttaatttaaatcggAAAGTGTCGCGTGAAAGTGTCTTGAAAAGTGTCCAAGCGACAAAGAAAATCTTTGTTGATATACCGTAttgtattttctctcatataagccgcatttgtcagacaaaaaatgatgactgaatcgagggtacagcttatatttgtataaaaagacgacatgcacccaactgcaaggtgacaaagacgaaacactatgatgccataatgcaagacaatatggccgatatggtaatttatttcaaaatagagaaaggataaacTGATAAAACGCCAAACAAaacttattatgatgtcaatgaatgaaattcaagaaaagcaatctagcataaaatgtgaaaaaactcacctTTGGCTGTtactgctcgctcagggcgtctaatatgagaaaaaatgtaaaattcaacaatttaagGCAATTGTaaaggtatggcttatataGGGAGGCGGccaatatgccagaaaatatggtatataccTAACAATTCTTGGTTGCCAACAGTGGCCAATCCGTCATGGGATTGTAGAAGACTGGGACTTAATGGAGCGCTTCATGGAACAAATCATTTTCAAGTACCTGAGGGCCGAACCTGAAGACCACTACTTTTTACTGGTAAGAACTATCCTCTGCTTTGTACGAACTTAACATTTGGCTCACTTAAACATAATTCACAAGTACATAaagctttttaaaatctaattatATGAGTTGCATACTGCCTTGATAGATCTGATTGCATTGCATGGCTTCAGTAGGGATTTCTGAAAGAGCTGATacaatttatttgtatatttacaaCTACAACACATTCAATTCATAGTATTCATTACTGTATTTGCATTTATTGATCAACTAAAATATCCCATATACATTCGAGCAGTCAATTTAATATGTCAAATTCCACCTCGGTCACTCAGCAGATATtgatagatttttcttttataatgtaTACAATAAAGCAGTTTGGACACTGCTCATACAGTTGTGCTCAGCCTTAAAAGTGCTCTAAAAAGTGGTGGccaatatagaaaaaatatatcacggttttaaaaagaaaaaatcacaGTGTTGATTTCATCACGATTCGTTTTTTTAGATCGTTTATTTCAGTGTTTTCCAACCACTCGCGGCACAATAGTGTGCTACGATAAATGCTGCAGTGTGCCAGGGGAAATTATCTGTCATGTATTGCTATATACTGGGcaaaaagttgtaatattacaagattaaggTCATAATGTGGCCACCCTGGGGGGCCAAGTGGTTAGCAATGGAGAAAAGTTGAAATATTATGAGAATTTGTTTTATCAAAGTCATATTGTTTCTTATTTTCACGTTACgtgaactggaagttgtttggtttcacaaAGTTTTGGCGACGTAGGCCTGTGTGAAcgcaaaactaaaatatatattatattaaagttgttttttttaacttatttagcATGCACAACATTAAGCACATACTCATTACACCTTTGGGGAAAATTCATCCACAAGTAGTAGAAAATGGTAGGATATGGCCAGACGAACTGAAATTCTGACATACCAGACGTCCTACAACATGCTCGGCAGGCATCTGAGATGGAAAATTGTCTGTCAGTGAATTTGACACACTACGTGACAGCCCATACTGCCAACCAGAATGTCGGCCAAGACAATAAACGATTAAAAATTGTGTAGTCGGAACTTTGCATAACTGGTTTCTGTGATAaacaaaatgtttgtattttcctCTCAAATTACAGACAGAGCCTCCCCTGAACACACCAGAAAATAGAGAATACACAGCAGAGATCATGTTTGAATCCTTCAATGTACCAGGGCTGTACATTGCTGTGCAGGTAAGAATCATACACTTACTGATTTGTTCTGCTACGACCAAATGATTACATACACATTTAACAATTTTACTAATATTTGGGAACTACTCTACAGGCAGTCCTTGCTCTTGCAGCTTCCTGGACATCCAGACAAGTTGGTGAGAGGACATTGACAGGCACTGTTATTGACAGTGGTGATGGTGTAACTCATGTGATCCCTGTGGTAAGTGTACAGGCTGACAAGCATACAACATTAAATTGTGTGGCTCTCTAATGCAACCCCACTGCCTTGAAGTTTATATATTGCTGCTTCCATTTACATCTTATTGGTTCTAAGATCGAGGATTCAATCGCCGGTCAGTTTCGACtttcctctgtggagtttgcattttctcctgcctgggtttttctccgggcactccggtttcctcttaTATCCCAtaaacatccatggtaggctggttgaacaccctaaattgcccataggtatgaatgtgagcgtgaatggttttcaGTCTCCTTGCACCCTGCAATTGgttggtgtcccccgcctgtttCGCAAAATTggttggaataggctccagcttgtgaggataagctgcacagaaaataaatagattaatgaatattttcctGTTACtctgacaataaaaaaataaaagaagataGTGGCTAAGAGAAATGTTGACTGGACGGTAGTACTATGTTCCATAATGTATGGTGACTAAACATGTATGTGGTTTTAATACAATATACAGAAATACAGATGCTGTCcttgtactttttaaatatgaaagcattgttattttcaaatgtatggAAAGAAATCTGAATTTGTTCTttctattcttttattttgtaacaTATCCTCTAGGCTGAGGGTTACGTTATTGGCAGCTGCATAAAGCATATTCCCATCGCAGGACGAGACATTACTTATTTCACCCAGCAGCTTCTAAGAGAAAGGGAAGTCGGAATTCCACCAGAGCAATCACTGGAGACAGCCAAGGCCGTCAAGGTTTGTCATATCCTTGAAATTTTATGTGGTGCTATTTTATTTCGTTGGTCTTCTAAACCAGAGATTGCCACTTGTagtattttttccttccttaCTATTTAGTTTATTATAGTATGCAGTGCAGATTGAATGACGTTACAGATACCCATAAAATGAAAAGTTTACCACCTGTAAAACAGTGCTGATAATTTATATGTGAGTGCTGGGAGTGGCAAGTAAACCAAGTATTTTGAAAAGTTGtgtaatatttcaaatgtgCTGTTGGTGGATTTATGGCCTATAACCTCAGAGGTCACCACAAATTTTCTCTATGAGCTGcagttaaaaatattaaatgttttaaaatgcagCATCTGCCCAGACTCGGCCTGCCACATCATTATGTACATGCGGAAGCAAATCATGTGCATTGACctaatctttttttccaaataacaaAATTGAGGATTTTTCACTGTCAAAAACATCAGCCATTTACAGCGTTCTTTGCTACTAGTCCTGCTTTTCAAGCAAATGGAATACGTAATAGTTCTGTAAAACATAAGCATTGTGTAGTACttttataaaagtaaaaaaatgaaaataaaagttatatctctatctctatagaGCTATAGGGCTATAGGGCTATAGGGCTATAGAGCTATAGAGCTATAGACctatgtatacagtgttccctcgctacttcgcgcttcagctatcgtggactcagagcttcgcggatttttttcaggaaaaataatcataaaaaatttaaatatattaagttaaaattataaattacatcattttacaagaggtggaaacaaaatatttaatgagaattagtaattgcatcaaaaaatggccaaagaaatggtcaataacatggtgagagttcaggaatcgcatcgatgacatcatggctgtttacaggcgcgtCTTCACcgcccataaaaaaaatgttcacaactcccaataacgatgtttcttacgtgcaaaaaaactgcagaagatcctccatccggactactatgatgtttttgcttggtggtgcttttgtgcacatgttatacgtttctttaagcatttttgaaggggcacgcctacttggcagaaatgcagctattgcggggggtccctgtccccattaaccgcgaaaagcgggggaacactgtatagccAATTGTGTAGTCGGAATTGTGCATAACTGGTTTCAGTGatacacaaaatgtattttattaaatataaataaaaaatgaaaatataaatattctctTATATTCTCACTTATTTGTTTAGGAACGGTTCAGCTACGTGTGCCCAGATCTTGTCAAAGAATTTAATAAGTATGACACAGATGGCTCAAAGTGGATTAAGCAATACACAGGCATCAACACTATCAACAAGAAAGAGTTCACCATTGATGTGGGTTATGAACGCTTTCTGGGACCTGAGATCTTCTTTCACCCAGAGGTAAGTTACAAACaaatctcagattttttttgtgtgtgattatTTGGGTAATTAGATTGAGTATAAAACTtccttattttacaaaaatgcagCTGCTCTTATATAAAAATCATTAGCTTCCATCTAGAAGTTTTTTTATGACAACTCTAGGCCTGTCTTATGGCATGAGAGAATAGCATCGTGACACACAGTCAAGCCGAAGTCTAAACTAATATTTAATCTCCCAGAAATGAGTTTTTGAACTAACACAGTTACCTGCGTTAAATAACATAACTATTTTGCTCGAAGTTTTTATGTAATGCCTTCCATTTTTCAACCTACGGCCCTATAGATATTCTTCAAGCGTTATCCACGTTACTAATGTGATCCAAATTATATGTCTGCATCTGTTATTTATGAATGGACGTGAGACACACTGAGCAAACACGATTGACTTTTATTCAACAGAACATCGGCCCAAACTTCAGTGCTCCCAATCCCTCAGGCTACAGGCAATGTTCAGGAGCACATTTGCACTGGATCGTGAATCTGTTATATACAGATCTCTCTGCTGTTTTCATCTAATACGCGAAACAGTCTaaaatattgagaaaaaaactttaaatacaaaaagtaaATACTTTACGAAACAAAACAATTGTTGTATCATGGGCaaagaagagagaaaataaacagtttCTTCAGAGTAGTCTGTGTCAGGCGTAAGTGTCCTGTCCTCATGTCACTGTTCTATTTCTTTTCCATAACCTAATATCTAGATCTTTTTGTTCACTCCTAACCCAGTTTGCCAATCCGGACTTCACTCAACCTATCTCCGAAGTTGTTGACGAAGTTATCCAGAACTGCCCAATTGATGTCAGGCGCCCTCTCTATAAGGTAAGCCTGAATTACTTTACATACCAGTCTGTTTATATGTTTAAGAAGAAAGTTTTCGGGGGATTTGACACCTGCACAAATGTTGCTTTTACACATCTTTTTGATTTATTACCTTCCTCAATGaccattacatttattttataataatcTACCTTTTCATTTCAGAACATCGTTCTGTCTGGAGGATCCACCATGTTCAGGGACTTTGGTCGTCGTCTGCAGAGAGATCTAAAGAGGACTGTTGATGCTAGACTAAAAATGAGCGAGGAACTGAGTGGCGGCAAACTCAAGGTATGGAATGTACAAAGCCTAAAGTATTGCCTCGgatttaaatattgaataaattgttggaaaatacttttttggtaAATAACTGTTTACACACTTATAAATATTAAGTTCTGTTAT
Above is a window of Stigmatopora nigra isolate UIUO_SnigA chromosome 11, RoL_Snig_1.1, whole genome shotgun sequence DNA encoding:
- the actr3 gene encoding actin-related protein 3: MAGRLPACVVDCGTGYTKLGYAGNTEPQFILPSCIAIKESAKVGDQAQRRMMKGVDDLDFYIGDEAIDKPTYSTKWPIRHGIVEDWDLMERFMEQIIFKYLRAEPEDHYFLLTEPPLNTPENREYTAEIMFESFNVPGLYIAVQAVLALAASWTSRQVGERTLTGTVIDSGDGVTHVIPVAEGYVIGSCIKHIPIAGRDITYFTQQLLREREVGIPPEQSLETAKAVKERFSYVCPDLVKEFNKYDTDGSKWIKQYTGINTINKKEFTIDVGYERFLGPEIFFHPEFANPDFTQPISEVVDEVIQNCPIDVRRPLYKNIVLSGGSTMFRDFGRRLQRDLKRTVDARLKMSEELSGGKLKPKPIDVQVITHHMQRYAVWFGGSMLASTPEFYQVCHTKKDYEEIGPSICRHNPVFGVMS